CTCAGCCTCTACGTACTCCGGTAGCAGATCCGCGTAGGGTGACTTACTCGGGCTGCAAAGATAGTCAAATTTTGTTGCTTTTCTCATTTTGTCTTGTCTATGCAACTTGAAGACAGGTGCACCGAACATAAAGAATCTATAGAAAACGATTTTAGTAGTAGACTATTCTAAATGTTTATGTGTGCCAATGATCTGTTTAATCAAATCGCTTGAtgctccgacgctctatggAAAGAGCCATTCGATATGTACTTCCTTAACGTATTTCATGCGGCCTAGCCAGCGTTTGATGTATGTTAAAGTGACCAATATACTCACGTGAAAAATAACTTCATGATCTCTCCTAGGAACCCAAAATTAGTTAAAGGCCGCGATTGCACCTCGCAAATTACTCGCAGTAGACATTCCTTGCCAGCCATCCCGAAATTAGACAACAGATCTTCTGTCATGCCGTACATCAGAGCCctgaaaaaatttaattccattacagttctaaatattttgcatagactttgactaataaataaaaacgtaaaataatacgatatccatactaatattataaagataaaagataaagccggggcgggccgctagtttataTAAGCGCATAAGCGTTGTAGTAAGCTTAGACCTGGGATGAATTGATACTGTGCTAGCTCTTAATTTTATGCAACGGAAGATacagaaacaattttttgtgtGAACTTTGTATAGCCGTAATTAACAACACGAATTAAACTTTGCCTATGCTGTTTACGTAGGAAAACAATCGCCTCAGTACTACATACAATTTTCGCAAATTAATCTATCAtgctgtttaaaataaattttattgatactcGTTGAACTACTTCGATGTAAAACTAAGCCATGCCATTGCATAATGTAGATAAGTCTTCGAATAGGACACAAAGTGAATACTAAACGCATTGTTACTTCCTTCACACGGGTGTGATTGGAATTCCTGACTATGTCTTTATTAGTATTTGAGTGAAAGTAAGTGTATCTAATTGCTTACTGCCTCTGTCACACCTTGTATGTTTCTGCTATTGACGTTTTGGGGTCTTACATACATTGagtatattcatattatgCTTATGTGTTGTGAAATTCCTTACGcttgtacaaaattatatgttacTGCTACTGAGCTGTGCCCcaggacttcgctcccgtgggaatttcaaaataaaaagtattccatgttatattctacacgtgtaccaaatttcataacaatccgtccagtagattttgcgtgaaagagtgacataggtacatacatcctcacataCTTCCGCATATCATGTATAtctataagtattttgtatttatatttatcaagatGGCACAAAGACGGACGCACGAATAGTGaagtaaaaatgaaaaacgtGCAGAAGTGAATATTATACTTGGATAGTATACTCAATGTATCCTTTAGTTGCTGTTTAACATTGAGAAATTGTCATTTTCTGATTCAATCCTAAAGTTATTTAAGCATACCTTTCACCTCCATGCAATTTATCTAATACCCTCTTCTCCACATCTGGGCTAATTTTCTGGTCAGTTGATCGCTTGCCCCGCCTTCTCTCCAGGTATTGGCCAATGTAGTCGGTCATCATTGACACGGCTGCACGACCCATGGACCTTGCGAAAATGGGGGGAAAGTCCCCGTAAGGATTCTCATTGTCCGTCAAGCCTAGCTTGTCAAAGTCAACTGAAATAtacaaagatattattttaaattaagtaaataaaaactggaGACTTAAAAAGTGATATTGTTGAAACCTTcttaaaacaatatacattGAAGATGAACAGTCTGGCAAGTTAAACAAAAACGTAAGTTAAAATCGAATGTATGAAGTATATtcaatctttttatttactgtgtTCACCTCCCGACGTATGCAGAGAAtgcattgaatttttttttcgaaattatatttttctcactCTCACCCTTGCATGTTCCCGTTTTTAATTCGATGCTGTGGCACTGGCCACCTGCCTGACTTACGTCGTCAACGtgggaatgctattgatgCCTATCAGTTCCCAAGGCTATGTCCCTTCCCTTCATCGTCCTTTAGTTGCTTCGTACGTCATCCACCTGATATGGAGTAGTCCTATtatagggcgggaccacacgcaccaaaattatatttgactaAATTTTATCAGGTGGTAACTCTCTCTAATCAACATGTGGATTATACTAGGAGATTAAtgctaatattacaattaaataactgAACTATTCAAtcgaaatgttattataatatttttgaaaaggcAAATCCAATTTCATTTGGATTGCAACGTACAAAATAGTAGGTGTAAAATGTGTTAAtccaaaaagtaatttatctatctacattttaatttacgtaTTTTCTACTAGTTACATGGAGTTATTCTACGTTACCAATTAGTCATGTAATcgattaataaaatctatatttattctatgttTTCTATATTACTATGTTCATTCTAGTACAAAATGCAGTATACTTGTcaaaaatctttcaaaattattatcatcatatatCAATTATGTCATtgacatgaaatattttgtaatacgtGCAACTTACACGGTACAGCATTTTGTATAAgatttagtatttaaaaaaacctctTACATCTAACCTCAACATCTGCGTACAAAGATgctaaatcacaaaaaatatactacaGTTAGTTAAAATCTACTGCAAATTCGTGTACTACTTTTTGAACGTATATTGATACTGACTTTCGAGTTCCACTTTGCACGTTAATGTACCTGTAATTTATGCACTTGTAAATATcctaatgtaatgtaaaaagtaCCTTAAATACGTTATACGTATACGAAGTTTTGACCCATGAGTTGATGACCGTTCAGTTATTTTTGCGGGGTTCTGAGATTTTTTTTGGCCCTTTCGAATGTTAGTGGATCTCAGTTTCGAATTCTACTCAtatcacatgagtttgtataccactGACTCATGTAAATATAGGCACTTTTCAtcaaccaccacttgcttctggtgtaGGAAAACGGAAAAGGAAACACACTCTAGATGAGGTAATGGTAAACCACTCCTTTAAATGCCAAAGTCGTGTGTTGCATTCCACATATTAAACATggccctcagccatgaggattACGATTATAAGAATCTTCTTGAGACCTTTTGGACACAATGAAGAAGTAAATTAAATCGATGGCTAATATCGCTAATCGCAAAAACCCGTTTTTAACTTAAGACTATAAGATCGGCACTCACTTGTAAAAGGAAAACTGACTGTCATATTTGACAGAAACCCTTTCGGCGGATGCCTTACAAAAGGCATCGAAAGTGAAGGCGTAATCGTCATAGTTGTACCAGGGGGTAGAGCCAAACGACCGTCGTTTGTTATCCATAGTATCCTTTTCTGTCTGGAATGTGGTACATTTTCCTTTGCTAATCGATCTTGAATGTTAGGTGAAGCTATCGGCAAAAGGGCAGCTAATGCTATGCTTAACAACACGCGCGGTACTGTCGTGTCCATAGccaatctgaaaataaattgaatcaaTTAAAACTCAAAGTTTTCTGAGGTAGCAGCACTGGTTATACCAAGTTTAGAAACAGTTGCAATTGTTGGAAATTGTACTACACAAGTAGTTtagtcaataaatatttattgttgtccTCAAATTTCTAAAAAGGTCCCGGGACTTTGAtgttaacattataattttctaacgATGATTACTTTGCCAAAACGAGTCCCcatttatgattaaaaaacgGCTTAATGCAatttatactaattattatacattcgatttttaaaagagTTTGTATTCATCAATATCTAGGTATATGCTTGACAATGCGGTATGTCAAGTTTGACTAATCTGACACcgttattttgaaaaatattgtgaatcagttgtgtatgtatttttatgttttgtatttatttcttagtaaagtcttgtgtattttaaatcaaaatgaagATATCTGAATGCAAACATATACGCATAAGAGATAATAATGCTTACGGAGTCGATCCCGAAACTCTTGTTAGATACATTGAAACCCAATATGATATGGATATAAGATCTTTACCGTATtggaaagaaataataaagcgTTTCCAAGTTTCCACGACAGATTGTAAAAGAATTATCCAAAATGCGAAAAGAAGAAAGCACGAAATTATTCAAAAGCTATATGTGGAATCTACGAGGCTCTCCCCATTCCAACTAACGGATAATCTGGTAAGAACTGGTAGTCTATGGAAAATGTTAGAGGgagaaaaaagaagaaaaaaaattccatTCATCATTGGACCAGAAATTATACCGCAATCTGATATTTCCGAAAGATCTTTTGCAGAACAGAGTGAATTGGAATCTGGTCATCAAAATACAGAACAAAGCATACCCAATCTGGCATTGGAACCTTTACCAAAATCAGAACCAGAGTCTGAGGCACCTGTTTCTCATTTGCCAGTACATATTAGCACAAATCTACATGAGCTTGTTGGTCCTTCTTCGACATGCAGCTATTTGAGTCATAAATCAGAAGAAACAACGGAAAGAAAGAGTATTGTTATTGTCGAAGAAAATGCAGAATGGAAAATGCTGCCTGAATCGACCTTAGTGAGAAGTGTCCCAAATGAAATTGTCATTGAAGATGATTCATTAGAAGAACAAGTTATCAAATTTTCGATAGTTAATTGTGGAACAGAATACATCCATATCAAATTTGTTTGTGTAACTGAAAAGTCACCTTTTAGGTATGCTAAAATAATACCGAAGACACCCGGTAAAATTTATCCAGGCTTGTCTATTGTTTATAAGTTAATATtcaaagttgttcagaatgaatttgattttgaatctAGCTTATATTTCAGAATAGGACAGATTGTATTAGCAGAAGGGTCAACATTAGAATCGTTGTGTATTCCAGTGAAAAGTAATTACCTCATTATGAGAAACGTATCAGCTTCTGAAGCAATTTATTTACCTCCCGTATATTCTTGGCATTTAGGCGGTGACTATGGATATCCTACaggttatataaatgtatcagTTTTGGATAATTTCTCATACAAAATTCACATTACAAAAGTATGCATAGATTTTGATGATACGCAAGACAACAGTACACAACCATCAGGCTATGTTTCTATAGAGAATGTAGAAATGCAGAGTGTTCCGCAATTTGAGATACAAAATGTAACAGGTGAAGTTGAATATATTGACAGTGTAGAGCTTATATCTCCCCTCGTGTTCGATATCGTTGAAGCATCGCTTGAGCCATTTTGGGttgaatatacatatttacatctATCAAAGCTATCTCATTTCAAAATTCCTGTATATCTTACAAAAATAGAGCGAATCGGCAGTCACCACGCTTGTTATGATATAGAATTTTTTGATTCCTTTACGGAAAATAAGATGTTTACGAAAACCGTCAAAGTCTTTGGTGAAATTCTGGCTCATCCAATACAAATTCATCCTCCAATACTGGACATGAGTAATTCGCCTGTATTGCATGGATTTTGTGAAGACAAGTTCGTTATAGTTAATACTCACAAGTTTTATTTAGCGACTATCAAAATTAAGATGACtactaaaatgaaaaaacttTTACGTGTAAGCCCAATGGAAGTAGCAATACCCCAAATGTCGAGTGTGTCATTTGATGTGAGGTTTTGTTCTCCTGGGTTAATAGAGCACGATTTTGAGGATTTAGTGCATTTTACggttaaaattattgtgtcGGGATATAAAGCTATTTATCACAAAGTACCTccattttactatgaaattataGCACCATGTATTGGGatatatgaaaaagtgtacaagaaaaagaaagttgaaacataattatgaaataaatttacatgtgCAAAATATGCGTGTGTTTATTGATGTTgatcataaaaatgttgatgttTTAAGATTTCAAGCAATGTGACAGCAGGTAAGGATCAAACCTGCTGACCGACTTCCATAAGTGTTACGGGTCAAACAACTCATTGCCTGAACCCGCATAATACTCTCAGGTCACATTTAAACTGGTTTGATGTAACAATCGATTGTAAATCACCATCGAGCGATAAAATCGCAATTGTAGCAAATTACGATTCCGACCTTAGTAAAAATTTACATGGTTAAAAACATAAGgtgttgattttattgatataaaatgataaGGGAAATCAAAATCGCATCTAAAAATAActcgaaaaataattataattgatttCCTTACACGTGCGTGGTAAGCCTATTTGTCATTCGAAATGCTTGGCAAATCACATCGTTATCGATTCACCGTATCTATCAAGTATCGACAGTCTTTGTATGCTATCAGGGACTCCATTAGAATTCACTTCAGGTTGACATAACTTTCACGAAAAAATACCGGCCGTACTTACATTTGGCATATCTTTTGCTGATCTTGGAAGCTTTACTACTACTGCATACATTTTAGCAGCAGTGAGCAATTGAAGAATATGCCaaatagtaagtatataatataaaactgtacCCGATTAATGTTGACTAAAGTTGGAAGCAACTAAGTACTTCGGGACAAGATCTAGCGGCGCCCTTTTTTACGTGACGGTTTATCTTCTTGATCTCAACATTTTACATCTGGTTTATCTTGGAAGTTCCCATCGTAAGTTTGAAAAGTTTTCGGCGTTGCACACATGATagcgaataataaaaaacaattctaaGCTTGATACACTCTTTCCCCTTTTTTTATCagcaaattttgtttttgcaaTGTATGCTTTGAAAGTGTAcctaattttttcaaattgttaaGAATCTACAACATGTTGCATCTGTGGTTATATTGGCCTATTGTTTAACACAAGCATATGCTCTGACCTGTTAACTGTGCCTCTCAATTCGCAAAATCATCGCCCGTTTGTCTGTGGTTCACATCACGCCATTTCATCTAAACCAAATGTGTTATTGTTTTAACTCGTGCGCCGTTTTATGGTACCGGCATCTCTGCAGGCTTTACCGTAAAGCCTTATTCGGAGTTGATGTGGTTAGGCGAGTAAACCTTGCCGTCTACTAGATTTAACCTCGTCTCTTGTTTGTTAAGATTATCATACTGTATTTATTCTGTAGATTCCACGATAAAAAGCGATGCTATTTGagaagttaattttttttcattagtaATTGTTAATTTGCCTTTTAATCAATATTACAATCCTTATTATaccaattataaaaacatgttaaatttacataaataaacatgaaagGATTTTAGAATTCCGTTGGCATTATCAGTAGTGTATGAAAATAGTCAAACATATGGTAGAGTGAGAGAAAATAAGAAGCGCAAACCTTGTAAATGACCAgatgaaactatttttatgtttacaatatgtccctaattaaaaaaattacacagaaATTGAATGGAGTGGTACCTTTAGTATCATGTTCGTTCGTAGGcggtaaaaattattatagaactGTATTTGGACTTCAAAATAGTCTAGTTATGTACCTCATTCAACGATTTGGCGAACACATAGGTAATTAGGGCAAGACTATGAAACCACCCAGtgcaacataaataatttatgttgacaataattttctaataCGAAACCACCCGGTTTCATATTAGACAAATATTGTCAGAATTATGAATACACATACACCGTGCTTGTAAagactataaaaaaatcgaattatGAATAACACACTTAGCAAAATGCTAGACTGAACCAGACAGACCACTCCTTGACTATTGACACTGTTTCATAGTATCTAATCTATCTAATAGCCTGTGCTTGACTCTGCCATTACTCAGTTCAATCCCATACGTGTTATtgcaattttgaaatatcGCCAGAGAATCTCTATAATTAAACGGCCATATGCAAACTAATTCtttgtcattaatttttagaattaaaattattgaaatgctTGTCTTAtcaattgtatattttcttctaGGTTTCTTAGTATCAAACTATTTAGATTCAGatttttaaaagcatttttggaaataagtagattatttaattttaatggtcTTAATAAGTCTCACTGCACGTAAAGTGGATTCACCACTAATTTACCGGTTCTTGCGAATCAGGTCAATGTTATTATGACATGTGAAATAATCT
This genomic interval from Plodia interpunctella isolate USDA-ARS_2022_Savannah chromosome 18, ilPloInte3.2, whole genome shotgun sequence contains the following:
- the LOC128677961 gene encoding uncharacterized protein LOC128677961 isoform X4 gives rise to the protein MDTTVPRVLLSIALAALLPIASPNIQDRLAKENVPHSRQKRILWITNDGRLALPPGTTMTITPSLSMPFVRHPPKGFLSNMTVSFPFTIDFDKLGLTDNENPYGDFPPIFARSMGRAAVSMMTDYIGQYLERRRGKRSTDQKISPDVEKRVLDKLHGGERALMYGMTEDLLSNFGMAGKECLLRVICEVQSRPLTNFGFLGEIMKLFFTPSKSPYADLLPEYVEAEKAGSEPGGECWSYFRSCPKSIFQAPNKYSKDAEDMHRRHEDDDDNDIEDIKAM
- the LOC128677959 gene encoding uncharacterized protein LOC128677959; amino-acid sequence: MKISECKHIRIRDNNAYGVDPETLVRYIETQYDMDIRSLPYWKEIIKRFQVSTTDCKRIIQNAKRRKHEIIQKLYVESTRLSPFQLTDNLVRTGSLWKMLEGEKRRKKIPFIIGPEIIPQSDISERSFAEQSELESGHQNTEQSIPNLALEPLPKSEPESEAPVSHLPVHISTNLHELVGPSSTCSYLSHKSEETTERKSIVIVEENAEWKMLPESTLVRSVPNEIVIEDDSLEEQVIKFSIVNCGTEYIHIKFVCVTEKSPFRYAKIIPKTPGKIYPGLSIVYKLIFKVVQNEFDFESSLYFRIGQIVLAEGSTLESLCIPVKSNYLIMRNVSASEAIYLPPVYSWHLGGDYGYPTGYINVSVLDNFSYKIHITKVCIDFDDTQDNSTQPSGYVSIENVEMQSVPQFEIQNVTGEVEYIDSVELISPLVFDIVEASLEPFWVEYTYLHLSKLSHFKIPVYLTKIERIGSHHACYDIEFFDSFTENKMFTKTVKVFGEILAHPIQIHPPILDMSNSPVLHGFCEDKFVIVNTHKFYLATIKIKMTTKMKKLLRVSPMEVAIPQMSSVSFDVRFCSPGLIEHDFEDLVHFTVKIIVSGYKAIYHKVPPFYYEIIAPCIGIYEKVYKKKKVET
- the LOC128677961 gene encoding uncharacterized protein LOC128677961 isoform X3, with product MDTTVPRVLLSIALAALLPIASPNIQDRLAKENVPHSRQKRILWITNDGRLALPPGTTMTITPSLSMPFVRHPPKGFLSNMTVSFPFTSTLTCKVELEIDFDKLGLTDNENPYGDFPPIFARSMGRAAVSMMTDYIGQYLERRRGKRSTDQKISPDVEKRVLDKLHGGERALMYGMTEDLLSNFGMAGKECLLRVICEVQSRPLTNFGFLGEIMKLFFTPSKSPYADLLPEYVEAEKAGSEPGGECWSYFRSCPKSIFQAPNKYSKDAEDMHRRHEDDDDNDIEDIKAM
- the LOC128677961 gene encoding uncharacterized protein LOC128677961 isoform X1; the encoded protein is MYRFDLLQNIRQFSISAAIIMKRKRKQEDKYPRLAMDTTVPRVLLSIALAALLPIASPNIQDRLAKENVPHSRQKRILWITNDGRLALPPGTTMTITPSLSMPFVRHPPKGFLSNMTVSFPFTSTLTCKVELEIDFDKLGLTDNENPYGDFPPIFARSMGRAAVSMMTDYIGQYLERRRGKRSTDQKISPDVEKRVLDKLHGGERALMYGMTEDLLSNFGMAGKECLLRVICEVQSRPLTNFGFLGEIMKLFFTPSKSPYADLLPEYVEAEKAGSEPGGECWSYFRSCPKSIFQAPNKYSKDAEDMHRRHEDDDDNDIEDIKAM
- the LOC128677961 gene encoding uncharacterized protein LOC128677961 isoform X2 codes for the protein MYRFDLLQNIRQFSISAAIIMKRKRKQEDKYPRLAMDTTVPRVLLSIALAALLPIASPNIQDRLAKENVPHSRQKRILWITNDGRLALPPGTTMTITPSLSMPFVRHPPKGFLSNMTVSFPFTIDFDKLGLTDNENPYGDFPPIFARSMGRAAVSMMTDYIGQYLERRRGKRSTDQKISPDVEKRVLDKLHGGERALMYGMTEDLLSNFGMAGKECLLRVICEVQSRPLTNFGFLGEIMKLFFTPSKSPYADLLPEYVEAEKAGSEPGGECWSYFRSCPKSIFQAPNKYSKDAEDMHRRHEDDDDNDIEDIKAM